A genomic segment from Mucilaginibacter terrenus encodes:
- a CDS encoding DoxX family protein: MAIWHSLNKYRDFGLLVIRVGLGAMFIYHGYPKLMGGPQLWAGLGGSMKYVGINFAPIFWGFMAGVIESVGGLLLVLGLLFRPACLFLLINMVVAAMSHLGKGQGLGEAAHAIEDGVMFLGLFIIGPGRYSVDRR, encoded by the coding sequence ATGGCTATATGGCACTCTCTTAACAAATACCGGGATTTTGGCTTACTCGTCATCCGTGTAGGTCTCGGTGCTATGTTCATCTATCATGGTTATCCTAAACTTATGGGTGGCCCTCAACTATGGGCCGGCCTGGGAGGCTCCATGAAGTATGTTGGCATTAACTTCGCTCCCATTTTCTGGGGTTTTATGGCCGGGGTTATTGAATCTGTAGGCGGGCTCCTACTGGTATTGGGATTATTATTTAGACCCGCATGCCTGTTTTTACTTATTAATATGGTGGTAGCAGCAATGTCGCACCTTGGCAAAGGTCAGGGCCTCGGCGAAGCGGCACACGCCATTGAAGATGGTGTCATGTTCCTTGGGTTATTTATTATCGGGCCGGGGAGGTATAGTGTGGATAGGAGGTGA
- a CDS encoding S66 peptidase family protein: protein MRTPAAPIIPPFLNPGDKVAITCPAKKLPIPMDDAVKLLTSWGLEVILGETVNASYNQFAGDDDLRARDMQRFIDDDSIKAIFAARGGYGTIRMVDKVNFSKLATNPKWLVGFSDITLLHAHIITNCNVACIHGQMPLNIPDASKHSLDTLRMALFGETLSYNIAPNPSNRPGRAAGVVVGGNLSLLVAISGSVTDVDYSEKILFLEDVGEYLYAIDRMLRCLDRAGKLQNLAGLIIGGFTSTKDNDIPFGQTIPEMVMDIVGKYNYPVCFDFPAGHINDNCSLILGATANLIVKQDGVVVSY from the coding sequence ATGCGTACACCGGCAGCACCTATCATACCTCCATTTCTCAACCCAGGCGACAAAGTGGCTATTACATGTCCTGCAAAAAAGCTTCCTATACCAATGGACGATGCGGTGAAGTTATTAACCAGTTGGGGGCTTGAGGTAATATTGGGAGAGACGGTTAATGCCAGCTACAACCAGTTCGCCGGTGACGATGACCTACGCGCACGCGACATGCAGCGCTTTATTGATGATGATAGCATTAAGGCAATTTTTGCAGCACGCGGCGGTTATGGCACTATTCGCATGGTAGATAAGGTAAACTTCAGTAAGCTGGCTACCAACCCAAAATGGCTTGTTGGATTTAGCGACATCACCCTGTTGCACGCGCACATAATCACTAACTGCAACGTAGCTTGTATACACGGGCAAATGCCCCTGAACATTCCGGATGCGTCAAAGCACTCGCTGGACACTTTGCGTATGGCGCTGTTTGGCGAGACATTAAGCTATAATATAGCACCCAATCCCTCAAATAGACCAGGTAGGGCTGCAGGCGTCGTCGTTGGCGGCAATTTATCTTTGCTGGTAGCTATATCAGGCTCTGTTACCGACGTTGACTACTCCGAGAAGATTCTTTTTTTGGAGGATGTAGGTGAATACCTGTATGCCATAGATCGCATGCTGCGCTGCCTGGATAGGGCCGGTAAACTCCAGAACCTTGCTGGCTTAATTATAGGTGGTTTCACCAGCACCAAAGACAACGACATTCCTTTCGGTCAGACTATCCCGGAGATGGTAATGGACATCGTTGGTAAGTATAACTACCCCGTTTGCTTTGATTTCCCCGCCGGGCATATTAATGATAACTGCAGCCTGATACTTGGTGCTACCGCTAACCTAATCGTGAAACAAGATGGTGTGGTTGTAAGTTATTAG
- a CDS encoding SusD/RagB family nutrient-binding outer membrane lipoprotein, which yields MKKIFSIVLTGICIVSATSCKKYLDINTNPNQPTTATPALVFPQALTATASLISNSGDYNEYGSRLNGYFGNAGGFGSLGNLISYNFTTGDFNGLFQNTYDNLEDYQYIIDNTDPSSIENATANIMRAYDFQMLVDTYNKVPYLDALKGSSVLQPTYTDGEVIYKDLGDKLDAAIATLNAGTTSGVFGTSDVLFKGDLSLWKKFANTLKLRLIIRAGSKVAFTKPTPDATVGFLTTDALVNPGYTKTVGKQNPMWDKWAFSETGAVRGAANVYLASPWILSFFNGTKIDDPARGKVIFFGYNGASTLSNQLGNTSASASKAPTPAFFYTLRDVGTTVQGSGSTGKGILKGETAGQPLMLAAESYLLQSEAAVRGIISGADAKALFNNGIKASFNYLYKDASGTVVGDANGDYATYLSNNSTNRLVNFDLAGTNEQKVEAIINQKYIALAYLFGAEAWNEFRRTGYPAITGNTPTTTFASTVSVSTAPNKLPTRILYPVSEYSYNSANTPSGINPFSDKIFWAK from the coding sequence ATGAAAAAAATATTTAGTATAGTTTTAACGGGTATCTGTATTGTTTCTGCAACATCTTGCAAGAAATATCTGGATATCAACACTAACCCCAACCAGCCAACTACGGCTACGCCGGCGCTTGTATTCCCGCAGGCACTAACGGCGACGGCATCGTTAATTTCCAACAGCGGCGACTACAATGAGTATGGCTCACGTTTGAACGGGTATTTTGGTAACGCGGGAGGTTTTGGAAGTTTAGGTAACTTAATATCTTACAACTTCACCACAGGTGATTTCAACGGATTGTTCCAGAATACATATGATAACCTTGAGGATTACCAATACATTATTGATAACACTGACCCTTCATCTATTGAGAATGCGACAGCCAACATCATGAGGGCCTATGATTTTCAAATGCTGGTTGATACTTACAATAAAGTGCCTTACTTGGACGCATTGAAAGGATCTAGTGTACTTCAACCAACTTATACAGACGGCGAAGTAATATATAAAGATCTTGGCGATAAGTTAGATGCTGCAATTGCAACTTTAAACGCCGGAACAACTAGCGGTGTATTTGGTACCAGCGATGTGTTGTTTAAAGGTGATCTAAGCTTATGGAAAAAATTTGCAAATACACTTAAGCTTCGTTTGATCATTCGTGCAGGTAGTAAGGTTGCATTTACCAAGCCTACACCAGATGCGACTGTTGGCTTTTTAACTACTGACGCACTTGTTAACCCTGGTTATACTAAAACTGTAGGTAAGCAAAACCCAATGTGGGATAAATGGGCTTTCTCAGAAACCGGCGCTGTAAGAGGTGCTGCTAACGTTTACCTGGCTTCACCTTGGATCTTGAGCTTCTTTAATGGTACTAAAATTGATGATCCTGCTCGTGGTAAGGTGATCTTTTTTGGATACAACGGCGCAAGCACATTGTCAAACCAATTGGGTAACACCAGCGCGTCTGCGTCAAAAGCTCCAACACCTGCGTTCTTTTATACATTGCGTGATGTGGGTACCACTGTGCAGGGTTCTGGAAGTACTGGTAAAGGAATTTTAAAAGGTGAAACAGCTGGTCAACCATTAATGCTTGCAGCTGAAAGCTATTTACTTCAGTCAGAAGCTGCTGTTAGAGGAATAATCTCAGGGGCAGATGCAAAAGCATTATTCAACAATGGAATCAAAGCCTCTTTCAATTATTTGTACAAGGATGCATCAGGTACGGTAGTTGGCGATGCTAATGGCGACTACGCAACTTACCTGTCAAACAACTCTACTAATCGGTTGGTTAACTTTGATCTTGCGGGTACTAATGAACAAAAAGTTGAAGCAATTATTAACCAAAAGTATATAGCGTTAGCTTACCTTTTTGGAGCAGAAGCGTGGAACGAATTCAGGAGAACAGGCTACCCTGCTATAACGGGTAATACGCCTACAACTACATTTGCATCTACTGTATCGGTTTCAACCGCTCCAAACAAACTGCCGACCCGTATCCTTTATCCGGTGTCTGAGTATTCATACAATAGCGCAAATACACCTAGTGGAATAAATCCTTTCAGTGATAAGATTTTCTGGGCTAAATAA
- a CDS encoding DUF1735 domain-containing protein — protein sequence MKKFLKIVSALALVTGLSSCLKEEAEIGSKPQNIVEFYTTDGYISGVNDQYAVYAKQYVAGTPGTFDVTVSYSGTDVAPQDITVEVGVDEAALAKYNTKAEANDEDGYELLPSTYYAIPTTTVVIKKGERRATFPVNVAITSTFDFSKSYALPLTIKSASMGTISGNFGSVLYSIGAKNKYDGRYTVTGTMVDLTNAAFTAKSPTGFDLYTITSSTAVMFDYGYAKTYGHRFLSSGSDSYYGSFSPVFTFDDAGNITKVVNFYGQPASNGRSAQLDPSGQNKFISGTPGTKGATFKVSYFLLQPGSTVRTKFDETWVYEGPRP from the coding sequence ATGAAAAAATTTTTGAAAATTGTTTCGGCTTTAGCTCTTGTGACAGGTTTGTCCTCGTGTTTAAAGGAAGAGGCAGAGATTGGGAGTAAACCTCAAAATATTGTTGAGTTTTATACCACAGATGGTTATATCTCGGGTGTTAATGATCAATATGCAGTTTACGCAAAACAATATGTGGCCGGCACGCCCGGAACGTTTGACGTTACTGTTAGTTACTCAGGCACCGATGTAGCTCCTCAGGATATCACTGTAGAGGTTGGTGTTGATGAAGCTGCTTTGGCAAAATATAACACTAAGGCAGAAGCGAACGATGAGGATGGGTATGAGTTGCTTCCAAGCACATACTATGCAATTCCAACTACCACTGTGGTTATTAAAAAGGGAGAAAGAAGAGCTACTTTTCCTGTTAACGTGGCTATTACATCAACATTTGATTTTTCTAAATCATATGCTTTGCCACTTACCATCAAATCCGCTTCAATGGGCACCATAAGCGGCAATTTCGGATCAGTACTGTATTCTATTGGCGCTAAAAATAAATATGATGGTCGTTATACAGTTACTGGTACAATGGTAGACTTGACAAACGCTGCATTTACAGCTAAGTCTCCTACCGGATTTGATCTTTATACTATTACATCAAGTACAGCTGTAATGTTCGATTATGGTTACGCTAAAACTTATGGTCATAGATTTTTGAGCTCTGGCTCTGATAGCTATTATGGATCTTTCTCTCCCGTGTTTACTTTCGACGATGCAGGTAATATCACCAAGGTGGTTAACTTCTACGGTCAACCTGCTTCAAATGGCAGATCTGCACAGTTGGATCCGTCTGGACAAAACAAGTTTATTTCTGGTACCCCAGGTACCAAAGGTGCGACATTTAAGGTTAGTTACTTTTTGTTACAACCAGGAAGCACTGTTAGAACAAAATTTGACGAGACGTGGGTTTATGAAGGCCCAAGGCCATAA
- a CDS encoding PspC domain-containing protein — translation MNKTIIININGTVFHIEEDAYEILKAYMTDVTRHFMNSADSLEITTDIENRIAEMLTEILVREGKQVVVAQDVRYVTEQMGSVADFEAEANGETHGAGFSAFAGANRRLFRNPDEHLIGGVAAGIANYFDIDAIWVRLGFVLLSAMGGFGLLLYIVLWIVVPKAVTRADRMAMKGQRLDLQGFKTNFEQEMSTLKGNLHTLSHDAKPLAYKTRDFAGDVFSHTGSFIRTAGKLVFKAFGIAIIASCFAGIIALIVAIISFVVYGNPGMRHVFPFNIVSHDVNTIFLVCTFLMAALPLLAIMLALINVIFKSNSIGRTTGTALLMTWVVALCIVIYYTAKAGANFREGATISQTIKIAPMADSTYYLKLNDVKLLSREDSVRLNIKGKLDGRVILDDDYDNDMDMPNKNIDLYIERADVAQPTLVESFTARGSDYQEALDNARGIRYQFVQQGGTLKFNRRFEKDENQYWRAQEVHLTLKMPLNSKLVIDESLGRFLHDVDIWACKSDNKQDNATSAKFIMTETGLQCKVDTLVIPKTDKRLAPADTTKVDTVTSGN, via the coding sequence ATGAATAAGACTATTATTATAAATATTAACGGCACCGTCTTCCATATTGAAGAAGATGCTTACGAAATACTTAAAGCGTACATGACCGATGTTACGCGCCACTTTATGAACTCGGCAGACAGCCTGGAGATAACCACCGATATTGAGAACCGTATTGCTGAAATGCTTACCGAGATACTGGTGCGCGAAGGCAAGCAGGTTGTTGTAGCACAGGATGTGCGTTATGTTACGGAACAAATGGGCTCCGTGGCTGATTTCGAAGCCGAAGCTAACGGCGAAACACATGGCGCTGGCTTTTCAGCGTTTGCTGGCGCTAATCGCCGCCTTTTCCGCAATCCCGACGAACACTTGATAGGTGGCGTTGCTGCCGGTATAGCCAATTACTTTGATATTGATGCAATTTGGGTCCGCCTTGGCTTTGTGCTCCTATCGGCTATGGGCGGTTTTGGCTTGTTACTTTACATAGTGCTCTGGATAGTTGTACCGAAAGCGGTTACCCGTGCAGACCGTATGGCTATGAAAGGCCAGCGCCTGGACCTGCAAGGATTTAAAACAAATTTCGAACAGGAAATGAGCACATTAAAAGGTAACCTGCACACCCTAAGCCACGATGCCAAACCGTTAGCTTACAAAACCCGCGACTTTGCAGGCGATGTATTCAGCCATACTGGTTCGTTCATACGCACGGCAGGCAAACTGGTTTTTAAAGCTTTCGGTATAGCCATTATTGCCTCATGTTTTGCCGGCATTATAGCCCTTATAGTAGCTATCATATCTTTTGTGGTATATGGCAACCCGGGTATGCGTCACGTGTTTCCGTTTAATATTGTAAGCCATGATGTGAATACTATATTCCTGGTATGCACATTCCTGATGGCGGCCTTGCCTTTGCTGGCTATTATGCTTGCGCTCATCAACGTTATCTTTAAAAGCAACAGTATTGGCCGTACAACCGGCACAGCTTTGTTAATGACCTGGGTTGTAGCCCTGTGTATAGTTATCTATTACACAGCAAAAGCGGGTGCAAACTTCCGTGAGGGTGCCACTATCAGCCAAACAATCAAGATAGCGCCGATGGCAGACAGCACTTATTATTTAAAGCTGAACGATGTTAAACTCCTCTCTCGTGAGGACAGCGTAAGGTTGAACATAAAGGGCAAGCTGGACGGCCGTGTTATTTTGGATGACGATTATGATAACGACATGGATATGCCAAACAAAAACATCGACTTATATATAGAACGGGCTGATGTTGCACAGCCTACACTTGTAGAATCGTTCACGGCACGCGGGTCAGACTACCAGGAAGCGCTGGATAACGCCCGTGGCATCCGTTATCAATTTGTACAGCAAGGGGGGACGCTTAAATTTAACCGCCGCTTTGAAAAAGACGAAAACCAATACTGGCGCGCGCAGGAAGTGCATCTGACACTTAAAATGCCGCTTAATTCCAAACTGGTTATTGACGAATCGCTGGGCCGCTTCCTGCACGATGTTGATATATGGGCTTGCAAGAGCGATAACAAGCAGGACAATGCAACTTCTGCCAAGTTCATAATGACTGAAACTGGTCTGCAATGCAAGGTAGACACGTTGGTTATACCAAAAACTGATAAGCGCCTGGCACCCGCAGACACCACAAAGGTCGACACCGTAACATCCGGCAACTAA
- a CDS encoding PadR family transcriptional regulator: MIVENTQTQMRKGILEYCILSIIAQGEIYASDIIAELKKARLLVVEGTLYPLLTRLKNNGLLSYNWVESTSGPPRKYYVLSEEGRKVLEQLDTTWQELSFAVQTAIGERKK, translated from the coding sequence ATGATTGTTGAGAATACACAAACCCAAATGAGGAAAGGCATACTGGAGTATTGCATACTTTCCATTATAGCGCAGGGTGAGATATATGCTTCAGACATTATAGCTGAACTTAAAAAGGCCCGCCTGCTTGTGGTAGAGGGTACCTTATACCCGCTGCTTACCCGATTAAAAAACAATGGCTTACTATCTTACAACTGGGTGGAATCCACCTCCGGCCCACCGCGAAAGTATTACGTATTGAGTGAGGAAGGCCGTAAAGTGCTGGAACAACTGGATACTACCTGGCAAGAGCTCTCTTTTGCAGTACAAACTGCTATCGGAGAAAGAAAAAAATAA
- a CDS encoding toxin-antitoxin system YwqK family antitoxin yields MKKITALTLLLTPLAALAQDKLVKKKISLNLTEEYHVSTTNKDQREGLYMVTDPNGSAVVRGKYDNGKKVGTWFFYNPDNKLSQQYDYNTGKLLYTDQDSGSYVKVDYSIAAPENAQVQPPVKIGGATLAFLTFFNSKDIPATILKEKTDVNVKYTISVDEAGHIADAWADYESAGTTERKRLSVRPNSSGLLDFIPAQINGKPVKSTVTMATTLPMDVNKQNSYNMMMSNQKQ; encoded by the coding sequence ATGAAAAAAATTACAGCCCTTACATTGCTGCTTACACCATTGGCAGCTTTGGCTCAAGACAAGTTAGTTAAAAAGAAAATTTCGTTAAATCTAACTGAAGAATATCACGTTTCTACCACAAACAAAGATCAGCGTGAAGGTTTGTATATGGTAACTGATCCAAATGGCAGTGCTGTTGTACGCGGTAAGTATGACAATGGCAAAAAAGTGGGCACCTGGTTTTTTTACAATCCTGATAACAAACTGAGCCAACAATATGACTATAATACAGGTAAGTTGTTATATACTGATCAGGATTCCGGCTCTTACGTAAAAGTAGATTACTCCATTGCAGCGCCTGAAAATGCGCAAGTACAGCCCCCTGTTAAAATAGGCGGAGCAACGCTGGCGTTTTTAACATTCTTTAACAGCAAAGATATCCCCGCTACTATACTTAAGGAAAAAACAGACGTTAATGTTAAATACACTATAAGCGTCGACGAAGCTGGCCATATAGCTGACGCCTGGGCAGATTATGAAAGCGCCGGAACAACAGAAAGAAAAAGATTAAGCGTGCGTCCTAACTCATCCGGGCTGCTGGACTTTATTCCTGCACAAATTAACGGCAAGCCAGTTAAAAGCACAGTAACAATGGCTACTACATTACCTATGGACGTCAACAAGCAAAACTCCTATAATATGATGATGTCCAATCAGAAGCAGTAA
- a CDS encoding SusC/RagA family TonB-linked outer membrane protein yields the protein MKKLLLVSLCFLMLCVTQVYAQNRTVTGTVTSKDDGLPLPGVSVTVTGTSVGTQTDATGKYSLSVPASAKSLTFSFIGFGRQQLAVGAGNVVNASLSSSASQLSEVVVTAGGIEARKKEQGYNSTTIRPSALTAAKPVNAIAGLNGKVAGLRISATSSGVNPNYRIVLRGLRSLKGNNEALVVVDNVIVPNSILGNINPEDIEDVQVLNGAGAAALYGSEASNGALIITTKKGQRGNTSIRVSQTTTIEQVSFNPKFQKGFGSGSTGDIQEYIAYENQQYGPAFDGVVRPVGLPLVNGDQQMLPYQWSDKKTDFWQNGLTNQTDFNLSSGNDRSTIYTSGQYAKISGTTPGDKFDRVNLRVNGTQRIYNNLNLTYNAGYTQNRYDQTSQTATIYDNLLNSPGQIDITSYKDWRNNEYANPNGYFNAYYNNPYFIADNNRRKTRNDYLVGNVELKYNPLKWLDFTYRVGISTRNQTEKTFVDKFIFNDYVKSSARPEFAGTYKRTDILGSNEDYSFYNTRVNSDFLIGIRQNVKDFSFKLILGASIRNDTQKDLRATVNGLVVPGLFNLSNSTNVPTATSNYYTSHQQGVYGDLTVGYKDYLFLHATGRNDWVSVLAPENRSFFYPAADVSFVVTDAFRELKDIKGIDFIKLRGGVSKVGQVNLGSNFGSYALLPTFSQNSGFPYNGQGGFSLSNTIVSNSLKPEITKAYELGFDANFWDNRIATKFTYFSSRTTAQTIETGVSTATGFNTFRTNVGETSSKGIESSINFTAYRNRDWDVTIGANYAHYKNRVESISADIQRLSLATYGSGVGSYAQAGESFPVIMGHDAKRDDQGRIIVDPITGYPSPSDQITVLANANPTDILGLNLSVRWKGFRFSTLAEYRGGYSVYNRGAFTLDFSGSSYVSGFYNRDRFVIPNSSYLDATTGQYVANTNITVRDGGTGYWTDASRNAVDINYVYSGAFWKIREASLAYDLPKSLFSKTKAIKGVTLSVQGRNLFLFTPKSNRYTDPEYSDGDGSASGNAIGLTGLGQTPPSRYFGGTISVTF from the coding sequence ATGAAAAAACTTCTACTAGTAAGTTTGTGTTTCCTGATGTTATGCGTAACCCAGGTTTATGCACAAAATCGTACGGTTACTGGTACAGTTACTTCAAAGGATGACGGCTTGCCGTTGCCTGGGGTAAGTGTTACAGTGACAGGAACTTCCGTTGGTACTCAAACCGATGCAACGGGTAAGTACTCTTTAAGTGTGCCGGCATCGGCAAAATCTCTTACTTTCTCTTTTATTGGTTTCGGCAGGCAGCAGCTAGCTGTTGGTGCTGGCAACGTGGTTAATGCTTCATTAAGCTCAAGCGCCAGCCAGTTGAGCGAGGTTGTTGTAACAGCCGGTGGTATTGAAGCCCGTAAGAAAGAGCAAGGTTACAACTCAACTACAATTCGCCCGTCGGCTTTAACTGCTGCAAAGCCTGTTAACGCTATTGCTGGTTTGAACGGTAAAGTTGCAGGTTTACGTATTAGTGCTACCAGCAGCGGTGTTAACCCTAACTACCGTATCGTACTGCGCGGTCTTCGTTCGTTAAAAGGTAACAACGAAGCGCTTGTTGTGGTAGATAACGTAATTGTGCCTAACTCTATTCTGGGCAACATCAACCCTGAAGATATTGAAGACGTACAGGTGCTAAATGGCGCCGGTGCTGCTGCGTTATATGGTTCTGAGGCATCAAACGGTGCGTTAATCATTACAACCAAAAAAGGTCAGCGCGGTAATACTTCTATTCGTGTGTCTCAAACTACCACAATCGAGCAGGTATCTTTCAATCCTAAATTTCAAAAAGGATTTGGCTCAGGTTCTACTGGTGACATCCAAGAGTACATTGCCTATGAAAATCAACAATACGGTCCTGCGTTTGACGGCGTAGTAAGGCCGGTTGGTTTGCCGCTTGTTAACGGTGATCAGCAGATGCTGCCGTACCAATGGTCAGACAAAAAAACTGATTTCTGGCAAAATGGCTTAACTAACCAGACCGACTTTAACTTGTCATCAGGTAATGACCGTTCTACCATTTATACTTCTGGTCAGTATGCAAAAATTAGCGGTACAACTCCGGGAGATAAATTTGACCGCGTTAACTTAAGGGTTAATGGCACGCAAAGGATATACAACAACCTTAACTTGACTTATAACGCTGGCTATACTCAAAATCGTTATGACCAAACCAGCCAAACTGCAACTATCTATGATAACTTGCTGAACAGCCCTGGTCAGATTGACATCACCAGCTATAAAGACTGGAGAAACAATGAGTATGCTAATCCTAATGGTTATTTTAACGCTTACTATAACAACCCTTATTTTATTGCCGACAATAACCGTCGCAAAACAAGGAATGACTATTTAGTAGGTAATGTGGAGTTAAAGTACAACCCGCTTAAGTGGTTAGATTTCACTTACCGCGTTGGTATCTCAACCCGTAACCAAACTGAAAAAACATTTGTTGACAAGTTCATCTTTAATGACTATGTAAAGTCTTCTGCTCGTCCTGAATTTGCAGGTACTTACAAAAGAACTGATATATTGGGATCTAACGAAGATTATTCGTTTTACAACACACGTGTTAACTCTGACTTCTTGATTGGTATTCGTCAAAATGTAAAAGACTTCAGCTTCAAATTGATCTTGGGTGCTAGTATACGTAATGATACTCAAAAAGACTTAAGGGCAACCGTAAACGGATTAGTTGTTCCGGGTTTGTTCAACTTGTCTAACAGTACAAACGTGCCAACTGCTACATCTAACTATTACACTTCGCACCAACAGGGTGTTTACGGTGATTTGACAGTTGGTTACAAAGATTATTTGTTCTTGCATGCTACAGGCCGTAACGACTGGGTTTCAGTTTTAGCTCCTGAGAACCGTTCATTCTTCTACCCGGCTGCAGACGTATCATTCGTAGTTACCGATGCCTTCCGTGAATTAAAGGATATTAAAGGCATTGACTTCATCAAACTTCGTGGTGGTGTTTCAAAAGTTGGTCAGGTTAACTTAGGCTCAAACTTTGGTTCTTATGCCTTATTGCCAACCTTCAGCCAAAATTCAGGTTTCCCTTACAATGGCCAGGGTGGATTTTCTTTAAGTAACACCATTGTATCTAACAGCCTTAAACCAGAAATCACCAAAGCATACGAACTTGGTTTCGATGCTAACTTCTGGGACAACAGAATTGCTACTAAATTTACCTACTTCAGCTCTAGGACAACTGCTCAAACAATTGAGACAGGGGTGTCTACAGCTACGGGCTTTAACACTTTCCGTACTAACGTAGGTGAAACAAGCTCAAAAGGTATCGAGTCATCAATTAACTTCACAGCTTATCGTAACCGCGACTGGGATGTTACTATCGGTGCGAACTATGCTCATTACAAAAACAGGGTTGAATCTATCAGCGCTGATATCCAGCGGTTAAGCCTTGCTACTTATGGTTCAGGTGTTGGTTCTTATGCTCAGGCCGGAGAATCGTTCCCGGTTATTATGGGTCACGATGCTAAACGCGATGACCAGGGCCGCATAATTGTTGACCCAATCACAGGTTATCCATCTCCTTCGGATCAGATAACCGTATTAGCTAACGCAAACCCAACAGACATCTTAGGTTTGAACTTAAGCGTAAGGTGGAAGGGTTTCCGTTTCTCTACGTTAGCTGAATACCGTGGTGGTTACAGCGTGTACAACAGGGGCGCATTCACTTTAGATTTCTCTGGTTCATCTTACGTAAGTGGTTTCTACAATCGCGACCGTTTTGTTATTCCTAATTCATCTTATCTTGATGCAACTACCGGCCAATATGTAGCTAACACTAATATCACTGTACGTGATGGTGGTACCGGTTATTGGACAGATGCTTCACGTAACGCGGTAGATATTAACTATGTATACTCCGGTGCGTTCTGGAAAATTCGTGAAGCATCATTAGCTTACGATCTGCCAAAATCATTATTCTCTAAAACTAAAGCTATTAAGGGGGTAACATTAAGTGTACAAGGGCGTAACTTATTCCTGTTCACTCCTAAATCAAATAGGTACACAGACCCTGAGTATAGTGATGGTGACGGAAGCGCAAGCGGTAACGCTATTGGTCTGACAGGCTTGGGACAAACACCTCCGTCTCGTTATTTCGGTGGTACAATCTCAGTAACATTTTAA